The region ATTCTACGTTTTACTAAATGCTATCAGCTGCGAGTTGCTTgcattttcttttcctattCGAATAAATGTTACTTTTATATGATATGATTCTATCGTACTTTAATTGCgttcgcaaatattttttgtcaaACTTTTCACAATTGATACCGATCGCTAtaaatcgtaatttataataaagtgACGAGTGAAATATCTTTAGTGAAAATCCGTCGCTCGTTGACGATAATTCGATTATtgcgataataaaaataacttattGCCAGCCTGTAACGTAAACGTTTACATAAATCGTGTTTAACAAGGACAAATACCGtgaaattaaagtaaataagtactgattaaatatcataaaatgaAACTAACGTCAAATTTATAAATGGTCAAACTCTGTGTTTGTAAACGTTCGTTTACAGAAAGAATACAATCCTAAgcaatctttcttttttatcttccaaTTACTAACTTCAATCGTTAATAGTAacgatttattttgttaaacgTATTACGTGAATGATGGTGTTTAAACGATTCTTCGATATGCTTTCAATGTTTAGCTACAAGTATTTGCGATGTATGTTACTTTGTTGTTTTACAAcgttgatataataatatacaaaacttATTGTAAAGGATCAATAATCGTGTACTATGTGTCTTGTTATAGGTGAAGACGCAAAGTCTGAGGAGTCTGGTCCCGTAGATTTCGAACGAGCAATAACTAATGCCGGTAAGCATATATCGATGTTTTTATTCCTCGCTCTCGCTTAAAACGACGTcttatttcattcaaaatcatttcattcgattcaaatttaaaattcaaaaagagaaacgcgtaaaaattccaaatgaCCTAATAgcttatttttccttttatctttCAAAACTGTTAAATCCTGAACGatgcatatacataattaccgaaacaattatacaaattacaaaataaggaaataaacGTTCCAAGAGCTTCGAGCTGTTCGTATTCtcaaacaatttctattttcttttcctttcgtaACATCtatgaaataaacgaacaaaacGATGTTCCTCGATGTAACATCGAAACGAGCATCTTTtctaaggaaaaagaaaagcaaacgGTCAGagatacgatatatatatagagaaagagggagataGAAATCCGACTTAGAATTGAATCCAATCGAATGGTTTTCCTTGGAATCtttgatcgatcgaacgacgtCTGGCACTCATCCATGTACACGCAAAACTTTTCGACAGGCTATGGAAAATTCAACTACTTGTTGCTGTTGGCCGTGTTGCCCGCTAGTTTCTCCAGTATTTTCTCGTCATCGGCGATGTCGTACGTGTTACCATCGGCCGAGTGCGACTTGAGGCTCACCATGTTCGACAAGGGTCTACTCAACTCGATGACGTTCGCAGGTggtatattcatttattggCGTAATCACGTAACCGCGACTGTAATTACAGGTTGAGCTTAAGACACAGAGAATCAAAGCGCGCATTTGGTACGCTTCGAGTTTCTGGTTAGAACACACATGGTGTACGCTACGGACTCGTTAGGGAATGTATTTGTACGAGTACGGACATGGTAATTAAATGACACACTCTTGTACTTCATCGTGCATTGGTTACGTGGTTCGCGTGGGCAACGATCTCGAGTGACGATTTTCGAGCGACGAGAAATCGCGTTCGAGATCGGCGAGCGATCGTTCGActcgtaatttaaaattgcttcCGTCTTTATTTCTACTGTAACGTAATTTAGATTGTCGATTGTTTGCCAGGTAAGAGAGCAAGACTTTGAAAAGGTCTCTTTATCGGGTTTCAGATGTTGggaatttttttaagaaaaagagAGTGGATTATTTTATCACCTGTTTAAGATTATCGCAAACTAGTAGCTTAATCAGAAACGAAGAGATACTTTACgagtttctaattttttatctctATTATACATCCGAACGTAATATTTTCCAGTAACGGAATTTTCCGTTTAAAATATGTTCATATCTTAATAGTGTTCATACGCGGAGTGTACTCTTTCCTTTATTCGACCGAGCGAATtctgattataaaaatttcgtacGAAACTAACGACAAGATTAAAGAACTCAAAAGATGTAAGTGCAATAGAAATGGCAAAAGTACATGGTGTTGGAAAAGCCACCGCAGTCACAGAcatcgaaaaacaaaaacatgaTGTAAAGCACATGGATCCCTGTGACAACTGGCAACGGTAGAAAAACCGTAAATATACTGATGCAATGAAATGATTTCATTGCGATAAAAACGATAATAACGATGACTTTATACAAATGGAAACAACAAACAAAAGTGGTAAAAAAGAGATTCCTTCTCGTACCGAAGCATTCGTGACGTTCGAAAAAGAACGATTGGATGAttcgaaatggaaaaagaacgTAACTCTATGCAATTTCTTGCAATTATGACTTAGCAACTAAAAAGATATTGGATCCATAAGAAACTATCAAGAAACTATCAATTAATCTTAAACtgtatttgaataaatgaaatttcatattcagAAAAGTGATTGTTCTATTATccggaaattttattatcgaaacagttttcttttcatattatttcgGATAAGGAAGGCTGTATAATTTATACCAAAGGAATCGAGTGGCATAAGACGCAGTATTCTgagaaaataaactttttggCAGcttatcgtttctttattgtattaattaataactcgTTGATAATGCCACGCACAACATCACCTATAATAAAACTCTCTAACGGAGAAGCTTGATATCAGTATACTGCGAAGAACTTGATATTATGACAACAATAGGAACAGGTAAAAAAGATATGAGAATTTATGGAAACGGAAAGTCCCACGGAAAGATCAATGTTTATATCAAACATAACCAATATGATTTACAATGCGTAATATCTGCATCCGTATTTCTGGAACAATTCCAATAGCTTTTGTTTAGAACGATATCTTTCACCGGGAAACTTCATCCTTCGTTTCTGATTCATTTTCGAATAAGAAGATTATTCACTTTTATTGTATCACGATTTACATCAAAATTTGTAtcgaattatattaattttactttcgtCATAATAAGTAACTTTAGGATTTAATCGAtcatgtatatacattttattcctATAGGGAATCATTTGTTAGATATATGCTTATGTATATTCTTTGAAAGTCaatttcgaaattcttttctttttctttttacctaTCCGTTCAAATTACtgtaaatataatgaataaacaTAATATGATTCATATCGATAAAGTACGTATCATACAATCAACCGAGAAATCTAACTTCCCAACTATCGTTGAAAATTTGGCTGGTTTCAGGTATGATCAGCACCTCATTTTTCTGGGGATTTATGACCGATACATTTGGTCGTAAGAAGATAATGTTTTACGGTTACATGGTCGCCGGAATCATGAGTTTGACGGCTTGTTTCTCGCATACTTCGTGgcttttaattttgttcaaGTTTCTCGATGGCGTAATGTAAGTTGATACAACCATCAttgcaatgaaaatattaatgcttcgatcgctacgattcgtatcTATCTTTACGTTAACGTGCTGCACGATTTATCGATCGTGCAACTGACGAATGAAAACGAACCGCGTAGCTTAATACAGAATTACAAATCTACCGTGCCATTGGCGATTCGTATGGCAGCTAAAATTGattctttcaaaaaatatcaaatttcgataataatcTTTTCACGCTTGCAGCATGTCCGGCCCGTATGCCGCTCTGATGTCTTATTTGGCAGAAGTGCACAATGATGCGCAGCGATCTCGAACCTACATGTGGCTAGGGGTGTTTTTCTCGcttggaaatatttctctaCCATGTGAGTACCCTTTAATCGCGATATCCTGCTCTCATATTCTTCTAACGTGTTTACATAGCTTTGGAAATTATTCCTTTTGACCATCGAAGCGATTCATTAAGGGAAAATTACGATACGTTCATATAGCGATGTTTTCCTAATCTCTGTATCGATTGAAACTAAAAGGAAGAGCAATTAACGAATAGACAACACCGAATGTCTAtaagatagaagaaaattctatGTGTCGACTGGGATAAACTTTTTAATGTCTTTAATATAGATCTTCGatttcatttcttattttactttacGTTCATCCGCACAAAACGGGGGAAATATTTGGTTTCAGGCATCGCCTGGTTAATTATACCGCAAAAATGGACCATTAACGTTTGGACCAGGGTCATAAAGATCAGTTCATGGCGTGTGTTCTTGGCGATTTGTTCGTTGCCAGAGTTTCTTGCCTGCTTAGCGTTCTTCGCATTCCCCGAGAGCCCGCGTTTTCTTTTGTTGAAAGGCAGGAGAGAAGAGGCTCTTGAAGTTTTCAGGAAGATATACTCGGTGAACACCGGCAAGAATCCAGACACGTATCCAGTAAGCAACGTTCGATATTTCAGTGTTTTCCacgaaaaattgcaaattgcaTTTCGACGCGATCCAATTACACTTATTATATTTCCACTCATGCTCGCTCTTTGCATAACATTAACGTGACCATTCATTCGTTCATTTTCGATACCAAGTCCAATTCGAAGTGACCTTCGTTTTCAGATAAAAGATATCGATGACGAGCATTCCGTTGAGCTGGCGAGTAACAGTAAGATAAAGGACAAGTTACGTTCCTGCTGGCAACAGATCAAACCACTCTTTCTATCGCCAAACATTTTCAAGCTGATCGCAATCGGCATGATTCAACTGGGTGCCACGATAGGGTAAGTTAGGTCAACTGAACTTTGAATTCTTCGCATCATgtcgaatatatttcaagAGTCAACGTTCGTGAGTGACTTTAATCATAGGAGAAACAAAGAACGTTGACCAATgaggaaatttcaatttatagatCGAATTCGATTAGACTATGGATGCCACAATTATTCACAATGATGGAACAATTCAAGAATGACTATTCGAAATACGAATATTCGAGCTCGCAGCCGCGCTTCTGTTACATGTTAGGTCAACAAGGAGCCAATCATAGTTTCTCAACGAGTTTTGTAAACGAAACTCTAAATGCTGCCCACACATGCGTAccggtattacgttatttacatacaaatacaataaatCATTCCTTGTTTACAcacatttctttgttttttacaTTGCGATGGTGTAGATTAAGGTAGTGCGATATACATCGTTGCTTGTTACGCGTACTCACGAAGGATTTATTAATTCTCTCTTTTGGTTTTTCTTTGTATACGTTGAAGATTTCAATAACTTTTTACGCGTGCTTCGTTTCAGGTGGAATTGAACTCAAAAGTGTTCATTAATTCTATCGTGATTGCGGTTACCGGTGTAATAGGATATACTTTGGCAGGCACGCTCATTACTGTAgtaggaaaaaagaaacttataGGTGAGATATCTACGGTGGACATAAACTTTGTACAGGAACGtacaagaaaatattgatcttcgtaataatttctaatttctatttgTTGCAGCAACTTGTTTCGTTGTAGCAGCTGCTTGTTGTGGCTCGCTTTACTGGGCTGAAGACACTAACAGTATTCTTGGTTTGTGTTCAGTTTTCGTAGCCATGTCGAGCATAGGTGGTGCCTGTGTCATAAACGTTATCGTCGATAATTTCCCTACGTGTTTAAGgtacaaagatatataattttgtagcaatgtatttattatacgtcTCAAGTATCTCATCGattatttcatacttttcttCAGGACTATGGCAGTTAGTCTAACCATGATGGTAGGCAGAATTGGGGCGGTCATAGGCAACTTACTGTTTCCAGTGCTGTTTGACTTGTCCTGCTTGGGTCCCTTCGTTATGATTGGCTCTGCCTCTCTAGGTAAAATCACCTAAATCCTTTGgtatatgaataataaaatgatattcttACGAGATAATATTCTTATATGTACATTGcacacaaatttaattttttagtatCGGCATTACTAGTGACCATCCTCCCACGTAAAAAATCGCAGAAGAATAAGCCAAAGCAGATTGCCTGACGAAAATGTGTATGGTTAAAATgtaatcagctaatagtaGCTGAAAGAATCGCTTGTAAATACACACCCTGTATCTGGTCGTTGGTCGATTATAATTTTCGGTGCATGATTTTTCAtcatgtaaatatgtaaatacaatacaattacACTCGTGTAGCATAAGGTATTTTCATCACTTTATACGTATGCGTGTAATCCAAACACTTCGCAAGACAAATGCATGGCCTGAGTGtcgtttttaataaacatcatgATTGCATGGCgtaacataattttacaacACCCCTTATCCTCGAGATTTAATAACCTCGCCCGTCAGTGaatcattaaataatacattaacTCGCAATTAATGTCGTTAATTcgcaaaataattattgaatatcgtaaaattcaGAGGCGATGTAACGAAAAGAAGCAATATTGCTATGTAATAAATCTTCGCTGTTACTATTTTAAAGAACGTAATAGCTCGTTTTCCTCTGAATTTACTTTCTTAATTCTTATTATCTTAGTATTAACAGTCATAAGTGTCCTACGCAATTGGAAAAACTACATCTTTAAAATCAGAGATTTACTAACAGTCAGTTCGATCTTCTAATCGCATAAAAGatagttagaaaattattttcaattcaaaaaattttttaacacgttcaaaatataaaaagtggTTTGAATAGAATTTTGCTTACTTACTACTTAAGTATTAATTAcgttaatattattggttAAAAATGTATCTCAGGTACTAAATAAATTGTagaatactaaataaatattaccaaTTACccggaaaaagaaaaaagttgaCGCATAAATACGTTTGCgtgtgttaaaataaatcaaacgtTACCAAATATCCATGAAAAACTTTCAGATTCATCGTCTGTGACATCCCCCTAATGTTTCGAAGTTTCCCTAGCGATCAAACAATAATCTGCACAAGAAGAGAACAAAtcttaaatgtaaaataaatatatgaaaagaacaaattatttagagATGAAACGATGATTAAGGTTAAATTGCGTTTCGGAAGTTCATTATACGAGCTACCGATTATCGGTAATTGCCGGTAAAATGTGGCAATCAAAAagatcaaaagaaaaaaaaaaataatagatgaTAGTAAATTATTGCGTAAAACGCGTgcgttaataaacaaaattaagaCTAATATGCGTTTGAacgatgaataaatataaaggtaTAAATTACTACGTACTGCGAAGTAATACTAAACACGTCTTACTGTTATGATCACAACACTAGAATGGCCATCATGCCGCAGTTTGCTCgacgatacaaatatatatagtacgtATGTACGATTTCAGAAAAGttgtttctttctattaaataagCAAACATATATTCAGtggttattatatttaattaccttCGCTGTGTTTCTGTGATTTCtccagaaattaaaattactgaATTTACTAACGACGTATCTACAAactatcgaaaaatatttataaagaaacgaTTTTGCATGCGCacataaacattaaaatagtGTATGCGCAAATTATTCCATCTCTTGCAATTTGCAATCAATTGGACGCATCTGTTTCGAAAACTTCCGGCTTCAACGCAATTCTTAAAATTCCCTAGAACACTACCAAAAACTACGTAAGTTGCTGTTATTTGCaggatataaatatgtttaaacgAATTCTTTATACTACGAATGAATTATTAAGATTACGATAAATATGTTAATGTAATTAACGAAACATTTTCGTAAACGGATTAGTGACTCGTTATTGAACGTTTTAAAGGGAATTTAACCTGCTGCAACGTACAGCGCTCTATTGAATAAAGTGACACTGTCAGTAATGGAGAAAGTGGACGTGATGTGAAAGGCTTCGAAGTTCCTTTGCTGCTTCGTAGATTTTTAGGCCGATACAGAATCATGGAAGAAGTGTTTCAGAACGGGAATTATCAAAGGGAGTCAAACGCGAACATGACTACTATGGAGACACAAAAGGAGGTAAGAAACTCTTCGAATAGTTGACCATTTCAATTCGTCCGCCAAATCAATACGTCGTTCGAagctataatttttaaacacgTTCTTATTTGAACGGGTTTCTAGATATTAtgattatcgtaatatttgtgcaaagttaaattactgcgaaattatatttgtttaagtTAAAAAAGCACTAGATAATTGCACagaatatgtatgtatattgtgAAAGAATCGAAGTGACGCGCAGTGATTCTCATGTTTTGTTATTGTTGTCCTAAatctcttatttcttttatcgacgttattttctaattttacttttaataacTTATATCTATGTTTTactattgtttaatttatgctacatttttttaatatgtcaAATTTTCTAGTGTTCCTTCATTGTATAAATTAGCTTTaagctatttttataaatttgtattacttAAACGTatgatacgtaataataaaaataaatgatactaGATTgcttaaaagaaagaaattacttgtattattacaatagaaaatatagatttcttaatttatttggaaaagcatCAAAGTAGGTCATGAATTATCCGTTTGAGTACCACTATAGTAGTGTTGGCGGTATCTACATACGCGTTTGTGAAGAATATTTAAACCTATGATGTCTTGAATTAACATGCAAGCAATTTAAATTCAGATATTATTGcaagatattattttattgagtaattaatgataataatgcaaattatgaaattttttacttttaattttggaacttaataaatatagaatagtTCATTTGTTTTCCTTGTATTAATTGAATATGATTTAATATTGAtacttaatattaaaaataaattgtgttattaatatttgttaataattatttacataaattttatttatttgtacttgtcatttttctttaaatctacttttataaattatataatataaaaagtaaaacagttgtattttttgtaCCTTAAactcattatttatattctatattaggATGTATTGCTTGATCACATGGAAATCTCTATAGTTGAAACCGAAAAGCGTGCAAATGGAGCATTGAATTTAAGAGAGTTTTATACAGTCTACCTCATTGAGACTAAGTAAGTGAACCTATTATTCTTTATCTAATGAAGTTAAAATAAGAACGTTTTAAGCTTGtgtacatttaattttaaattgtctgtctttgcaaaatttactttaacatctatgaaatatatacatgtgtgtgtattaaatattattgtagaaTTACAGATCCAAGCTTTAAAGGTGCACTCACCAAAGTAAGTTCTCTATGGCGCCGATACACAGAATTTGAACTACTCCGAGcttatttggaaatttcctATCCGTATATTGTACTGCCTCCATTACCagaaaaaaaagttttatatgCATGGCAAAAGGTTACCACTGATACATTTGATCCAGATTTTGTTGATAGACGAAGAGTTGGTCTTGAggtatacaatttatatttattcattgctTCTTTATTTGAAGATATGTATTtggtatttataataaatttatttctaagaaTTTCCTATTGAGGGTAGCCTCGCATCCTATATTGTCTCGTGATGAGCATTTTATGGGATTTTTGCAACAGAAAGATGGTTGGAGGGAAAGCATTAAAGAAACAGGTATATTCTGTTAAAGAAGTATATATCTTATTATCTATttgtatcattatttatttatacatttataacgAGTGTTGTAATTATTACTGTTTTATGATAGGTTATTTGCAATTAGTAGAATCAAAATTAAAGGCACTGAGTGTAGCAGTGCGATTAAGGAAACCAGATAAGCGATTTGAAACAATCAAAAACTATGGAATTGAACTTCAGGTATGTTCAGCATTGAGAAAAAGTAAAGGTTTTATAGTAGTACATATCTGTTCAATAtttcagaataatttatgtaatgtTCTTCGAGTACGTGCGCGACTTGTAGAAAAACAACACAGTTTGTACAAATTACATGCAAATTATGGTCGTGTGTTTAGCGAATGGAGTGCCATAGAAAGAGAAATGGGTGATGGGCTACaggtattcaattttatatatattataaatatttcttaacatttatatctttagAAACATTAGAATTACCAATTTTTgcaagaaatttctaaatgataaaacataattgaattatgctacaagtatatatattgcaaaGCGCACTGCATTACAGCGCCTGTTTTCTTAGAAATCGGGTCACTACTTGGATTCATTAGCAGCTACAATAGATACAACCCTTGAAGAAGAGGAATTAATTGCAGATCAGTTGAAAGAATGGTTGTTTGGTGCATCTGCGTTACAAGCAGTTGTCAAACGAAGGGAAGCTTTACAGTTAACCAAAGATGAAGCTCACGATGCTTTAACCACAGCAtttgaacaaaaagaaaaagttataCAAGGTTTTAAATTATACTAAGTACTGTTA is a window of Bombus pascuorum chromosome 14, iyBomPasc1.1, whole genome shotgun sequence DNA encoding:
- the LOC132914257 gene encoding synaptic vesicle glycoprotein 2B-like isoform X1, which produces MMVFKRFFDMLSMFSYKYLRCEDAKSEESGPVDFERAITNAGYGKFNYLLLLAVLPASFSSIFSSSAMSYVLPSAECDLRLTMFDKGLLNSMTFAGMISTSFFWGFMTDTFGRKKIMFYGYMVAGIMSLTACFSHTSWLLILFKFLDGVIMSGPYAALMSYLAEVHNDAQRSRTYMWLGVFFSLGNISLPCIAWLIIPQKWTINVWTRVIKISSWRVFLAICSLPEFLACLAFFAFPESPRFLLLKGRREEALEVFRKIYSVNTGKNPDTYPIKDIDDEHSVELASNSKIKDKLRSCWQQIKPLFLSPNIFKLIAIGMIQLGATIGSNSIRLWMPQLFTMMEQFKNDYSKYEYSSSQPRFCYMLGQQGANHSFSTSFVNETLNAAHTCVPVELNSKVFINSIVIAVTGVIGYTLAGTLITVVGKKKLIATCFVVAAACCGSLYWAEDTNSILGLCSVFVAMSSIGGACVINVIVDNFPTCLRTMAVSLTMMVGRIGAVIGNLLFPVLFDLSCLGPFVMIGSASLVSALLVTILPRKKSQKNKPKQIA
- the LOC132914257 gene encoding synaptic vesicle glycoprotein 2B-like isoform X3 — encoded protein: MYLYEYGHGMISTSFFWGFMTDTFGRKKIMFYGYMVAGIMSLTACFSHTSWLLILFKFLDGVIMSGPYAALMSYLAEVHNDAQRSRTYMWLGVFFSLGNISLPCIAWLIIPQKWTINVWTRVIKISSWRVFLAICSLPEFLACLAFFAFPESPRFLLLKGRREEALEVFRKIYSVNTGKNPDTYPIKDIDDEHSVELASNSKIKDKLRSCWQQIKPLFLSPNIFKLIAIGMIQLGATIGSNSIRLWMPQLFTMMEQFKNDYSKYEYSSSQPRFCYMLGQQGANHSFSTSFVNETLNAAHTCVPVELNSKVFINSIVIAVTGVIGYTLAGTLITVVGKKKLIATCFVVAAACCGSLYWAEDTNSILGLCSVFVAMSSIGGACVINVIVDNFPTCLRTMAVSLTMMVGRIGAVIGNLLFPVLFDLSCLGPFVMIGSASLVSALLVTILPRKKSQKNKPKQIA
- the LOC132914257 gene encoding synaptic vesicle glycoprotein 2B-like isoform X2, with the translated sequence MNPSVKCSGEDAKSEESGPVDFERAITNAGYGKFNYLLLLAVLPASFSSIFSSSAMSYVLPSAECDLRLTMFDKGLLNSMTFAGMISTSFFWGFMTDTFGRKKIMFYGYMVAGIMSLTACFSHTSWLLILFKFLDGVIMSGPYAALMSYLAEVHNDAQRSRTYMWLGVFFSLGNISLPCIAWLIIPQKWTINVWTRVIKISSWRVFLAICSLPEFLACLAFFAFPESPRFLLLKGRREEALEVFRKIYSVNTGKNPDTYPIKDIDDEHSVELASNSKIKDKLRSCWQQIKPLFLSPNIFKLIAIGMIQLGATIGSNSIRLWMPQLFTMMEQFKNDYSKYEYSSSQPRFCYMLGQQGANHSFSTSFVNETLNAAHTCVPVELNSKVFINSIVIAVTGVIGYTLAGTLITVVGKKKLIATCFVVAAACCGSLYWAEDTNSILGLCSVFVAMSSIGGACVINVIVDNFPTCLRTMAVSLTMMVGRIGAVIGNLLFPVLFDLSCLGPFVMIGSASLVSALLVTILPRKKSQKNKPKQIA
- the LOC132914261 gene encoding sorting nexin-4-like: MEEVFQNGNYQRESNANMTTMETQKEDVLLDHMEISIVETEKRANGALNLREFYTVYLIETKITDPSFKGALTKVSSLWRRYTEFELLRAYLEISYPYIVLPPLPEKKVLYAWQKVTTDTFDPDFVDRRRVGLENFLLRVASHPILSRDEHFMGFLQQKDGWRESIKETGYLQLVESKLKALSVAVRLRKPDKRFETIKNYGIELQNNLCNVLRVRARLVEKQHSLYKLHANYGRVFSEWSAIEREMGDGLQKSGHYLDSLAATIDTTLEEEELIADQLKEWLFGASALQAVVKRREALQLTKDEAHDALTTAFEQKEKVIQGKSGLMSRLFVSVDTEEVRELKMLQLEQRIAQHEEAVKRVDEDLKSFSIKAMMDIERFQHQKVVDLKEILAAYCILQFKLARKGLQAWQHIKSCLESMP